From Polynucleobacter paludilacus:
GTTTGTTGGGCCCAAACGGCGCGGGTAAAACAACCCTGATTTCAATCTTGGCTGGCTTGGTTAAAGCCGATCATGGTCATGCAGCCATTATGGGTGCCGATGTGCAAAAAGATTTTCGTCAAGCGCGCCGTATGCTCGGAGTCGTTCCCCAAGAATTAGTTTTTGATCCCTTCTTTACCGTTAGAGAAACTTTGCAGTTCCAGTCTGGATATTTTGGGATTCGTAATAATGGCGCATGGATAGATGAGATCATGGCCAATTTGGATCTCACTGGTAAAGCTGATAGTAATATGCGGTCTTTATCAGGCGGTATGAAGCGTCGCGTCTTAGTTGCACAGGCTCTAGTGCACAGACCTCCCGTGATTATTTTGGATGAACCAACCGCAGGTGTTGACGTGGAATTGCGTCAATCACTTTGGCAATTTATTAGTCGCTTAAATCAAGATGGACATACCATTGTGTTGACCACTCACTATCTTGAAGAGGCAGAGGCACTTTGCCAGCGCATCGCCATGCTCAAGCAAGGCAATATTGTCGCCTTAGATACGACATCGAATTTATTGAGTCGGTATGGATCAGTGAAAAAAGATGGTGAAGGCAAAACCGATTTAGAAGAAGTGTTTATGAACATCATGTCAGGAAATGCTTCATGAGTAGCGTGATGGAGAAAAACACTTTGAAGTATGGGAGCGGCTTCCCAACTCTCTTGCGTAAAGAGATTAAACGCTTTTATAAGGTTGCCTTTCAGACGGTAGCCGCCCCCGTTTTAACCGCTATTCTCTACTTGATGATTTTTGGTCATGTCTTGGAGGGGAAAGAGGTCTACGGCCACATTAGTTACACCGCTTTTTTAATCCCGGGCTTAGTCATGATGAGCCTCTTGCAAAATGCCTTTGCAAATACCTCCTCCTCTTTGATTCAATCTAAGCTTACTGGCAATCTGGTGTTTATCCTGCTTACCCCACTGAGTCATTTTGAGTTCTTTTCAGCATATGTATTGGCTGCGGTTTTTCGTGGAGTCGTAGTAGGCTTTGGCGTATTTTTGATTACCGCCTGGTATGGCTTACCTGCGCTGGAATATCCCCTCTGGATTATGATTTTTGCCTTTCTGGGCGCTGCAGTACTGGGAAGTCTTGGACTCATTGCTGGAATTTGGGCTGATAAATTTGACCAGCTTGCAGCTTTTCAGAACTTCTTCATCATGCCTGCGACGATGCTATCTGGAGTCTTCTATTCAATTCACTCGCTCCCCCCAATTTGGCAGGCTATCTCACGCTTTAATCCATTCTTCTACATGATTGATGGATTTCGTTATGGATTCTTCGGGGTATCAGATGTGTCTCCCTGGACCAGTTTGACTATCATTGGCAGCTTCCTCATTTGCGTATCTGCTATTGCATTGCGAATGCTGCAAACAGGCTATAAGTTAAAGCATTAATCAGTTTTAGGAGATTGTGATGTTGCCCACCCCCGAGCAAATTGAAAGCTATATTCAGCAAGGTATTGCTTGCACGCATATTCAGGTTGAGGGCGATGGCCAACACTTCTTTGCAACCATCGTGAGCCCTGATTTTGTCGGCAAGCGTCTGGTGCAGCGTCATCAATTAGTCTATGCCGCAATGGGCGATCGCATGAAAGCAGAAGTACATGCGCTTTCGATAAAAGCATTTACTCCCGAAGAGTTTGAGCAGAATCATGGATAAATTGCGTATGGTGGGCGGCACCCCACTCAAGGGAGAGGTTGTGATAGCGGGGGCAAAAAATGCAGCTCTCCCGATTTTGTGTGCCTGCTTGCTAACAGATCAAGCCATTACCTTGCATAACGTTCCTGAATTGCAAGATGTCAGAACGATGCTAAAACTGTTGCAAGAAATTGGTGTAACTGTTGAGTATCCAGATCACAATGATCGCACGCATCTCAAACTCAATGCCGCCAATATCAAAAGCTCCGAAGCAACTTATGAAATGGTGAAAACCATGCGCGCTTCGATCTTGGTGCTGGGTCCATTGCTTGCCCGCATGCATAGCGCTAAAGTCTCTTTGCCTGGAGGCTGTGCGATTGGTGCGCGTCCAGTAGATCAGCACATCAAGGGTTTGAAGGCGATGGGCGCAAGGATCAAGATTGAGAGCGGCTATATTCAGGCAGAAACTCAGCCGCCACTGAATCGTTTATTGGGTGCATCGATAGTGACCGACATGATTACCGTTACTGGTACCGAAAATCTGTTGATGGCTGCTACTTTGGCCTCAGGCACTACCGTTTTAGAAAATGCTGCTCGCGAGCCAGAGGTGAGCGATCTTGCTGAGCTGCTCGTCAAAATGGGAGCAAAGATCTCTGGAATTGGAACTGATCGCCTGATCATTGAAGGTGTTGAAAGTCTGCATGGAGCCGAACATTCTGTAATTCCCGATCGGATTGAAGCGGGTACCTTTCTGTGTGCAGTAGCAGCAGCTGGTGGAGAAATTACTTTGAAGCACTGCCGTCCAGATACATTGGATGCGGTAATCGTCAAACTCAAAGAAGCGGGCCTCAAAATAGAAGTGGGTGCCGATTGGATGAAGGCTTCGATGCATTCTCGTCCAAAGGCGGTGAGCTTTAGAACTTCCGAATACCCAGCCTTTCCAACGGATATGCAGGCACAGCTGATGGCGGTTAATGCACTTGCTTCAGGAAGCGCCAGTATTACCGAAACCATTTTTGAGAATCGCTTCATGCACGTTCAAGAGCTCAACCGCTTGGGGGCAGATATTGCGATTGAGGGCAACACTGCGATAGCGCAGGGAGTTGAACAGCTTTCAGGAGCTATCGTCATGGCCACGGACTTGCGGGCTTCGGCAAGTTTGGTGATTGCTGGCTTGGCTGCTCAAGGGGAAACCCAGGTTGACCGAATCTATCACCTGGATAGGGGTTATGACCGCATGGAGCAAAAGCTGACCCTCCTGGGGGCTAACATTCAGCGCGTTAAGTAAGGCTGATGGATAATTAGTCCATGAAGTTGACTCTAGCCCTCTCAAAGGGGCGCATTTTCGAAGAAACCGCTGAGATCTTGTCCAAGGTCGGCATTCGGCCGCTGGAGGATCCTGAGAAGTCACGCAAACTCATTATTGAAACCTCTAATCCTGACGTGCGCTTGATTATTGTGCGCGCCTCAGATGTGCCAACCTATGTGCAATTTGGTGGCGCTGACTTTGGAGTGGCTGGCCTCGATATTTTGATGGAAAAAGGCGTCGATGGGCTATATGTGCCATTTGATCTCAATATTGCCAAGTGTCGAATGTCTGTAGCAGTGCGCGAGGGATTTGACTATGCTGTTGCAGTCAAGCAAGGGTCTCGTTTACGAGTGGCCACAAAGTATGTCAATTGCGCACGTGAACACTTTGCCAATAAAGGTGTTCATATCGATACGATTCAGCTTTACGGTTCGATGGAGCTGGCACCCTTGGTTGGTTTAGCCGATGCGATCGTAGACTTGGTTTCTACTGGAAATACCTTGCGTGCAAACGGTTTGGTAGAAGTCGAACCGATCGCCGATATCAGTGCACGTTTAATTGTCAATCAAGCCTCCTATAAACGGAAGCGCGATCAACTGCAGCCCTTTTTTGAGCAACTGAAGTAAAACAATGACTGTAGCAATTCCAATTCAGCGCCTCAATAGTCTAGATGCGAACTTTAAAGAAAAATTATTGGGCAGCCTGTCTTTGCCAATGGCTGATGATGCAGCGATTGATTCGGCTGTAGTCAATATTCTCAATCAAGTGAAGTCTGACGGTGACACTGCTGTCTTGGGTTTTACAAAACAATTTGATCGCCTCAATGTCAACAGTGTCGCTGACTTAGAGATTCCTAAGAAAGATCTTGAGGCCGCCTATCTGCAATTGTCATCAGAGCAAAAAAATGCCTTAGATATTGCAGCGCAGAGAGTGCGGATTTATCACGAGCAACAGAGAAAAGAAGCGGGTTGCCATTCTTGGGAATACACCGAGAAAGACGGTACTCGCTTAGGGCAAAAAGTGACACCTCTGGATCGGGTGGGCATTTATGTGCCAGGTGGTAAAGCCGCATACCCCTCATCGGTATTAATGAATGCGATACCTGCAAAAGTTGCTGGTGTTCAAGAAGTCATAATGGTGGTGCCCACTCCTGATGGAGCCCGCAACTCTCTAGTATTAGCGGCTGCATGGATCTCTGGAGTTGATCGGGTCTTTACGATTGGTGGCGCGCAAGCAGTTGCGGCTTTGGCTTATGGTACTAAAACGATTCCTTCAGTGGATAAGATTGTTGGTCCTGGCAATGCGTATGTCGCTGCAGCTAAGCGCCGCGTATTTGGTACGGTTGGCATCGATATGATTGCAGGCCCATCGGAAATTTTGATTCTGTGTGATGGCTCGATTGATCCTGATTGGATTGCGATGGATTTATTCTCACAAGCTGAGCATGATGAATTGGCTCAGTCAATTTTGCTATGTCCAGATGCAGCATTTATTGAAAAAGTACAAACCAGTATTGATCGGTTATTGCCTGAGATGCCCAGAAAGCAAGTCATCGAGACTTCATTGAAGAACCGCGCTTTACTGATTCAAGTCAAAGATATGAATGAGGCTTGCGAGATTGCCAATGCTATTGCAGCTGAGCACTTAGAGATTTGTGCGGCTGAGCCTCGCACATGGGCTGAGAAGATTCGCCACGCTGGCGCTATCTTTATGGGTAACTATACGAGTGAATCGCTAGGTGATTATTGTGCTGGTCCGAATCACGTATTGCCAACCGCTCGTACAGCACGCTTTTCTTCCCCCTTGGGCGTTTACGATTTCCTCAAGCGCTCAAGCATGATTGAGGTCAGTGAAGCAGGCGCACAGACTTTAGGTCAAGTAGCCAGTACTCTGGCTCATGGTGAGGGTCTGCAGGCACATGCGCGTGCGGCAGAGATGCGGCTCAAGAAGTAAGCAAACACTAATTCAAGATTTCTTGCAGTGCTGAGAGTAATTCTTGGATTTGCTCATCCGTACCAATGGTGATTCTCAAGAAATCCGCAATACGTGGAGTCTTAAAGTGGCGCACGATAATGCCGCGTTCACGAAGCGCTTGATAGAGTTTTTCGCCAGCATGTTTTGGATGCTTAGTTAGAATAAAGTTGGCGCTTGAAGGTAAAGTGTCAAAACCTAAAGCGCTAAGCGCTTCAATTAATTGCTCACGTGTTTGCATCACTTTTGAACAGGTGCGCTCAAGATAGGCTTGATCTTCGATCGCGGCAACTGCCCCAGCCTGAGCGAGCCTGCCCAATGGGTAGGAGTTAAAACTATCTTTGACTCTTTCTAGTCCGGCGATCAAATCGGGATGTCCCACTGCAAAGCCAACCCGCAGACCTGCTAAAGCCCGTGATTTCGATAGGGTGTGCACCACGAGTAAATTTTCTGGGCAGTTGGGTCCACGCAAAAGTGGAATGGAAGATTCGGTTCCGTAATCCACGTAGGCTTCATCGATGACTAAAATAGAGCCTGAATTTCTTTTTAGTAGGGCTGCAATCTCCGTACGCGGAATAGATCGACCAGTAGGCGCATTGGGATTAGGAAAAATAACTCCGCCATTAGGCACTTCGTAGTCAGTGATATTGATCTGGAATTCTGGGCCCAATGGAATCGTTTGATATTCAATCTCATAGAGTTTGCAATAAACGGGGTAAAAGCTATAGGTGATATCTGGAAATAAGATGGGCTGCTTTTGCTTGAATAGTGCTAAAAATAGATGTGCCAGAACTTCGTCAGAGCCATTGCCAACAAATACTTGATTTGCTTCTAGCCCATGTAGCTTTGCAATCGCAGCCTTGAGGGCTTTGCTCTCAGGATCAGGATACAGTCGAAGATCATCAGTAGTCTGACTTTGAATCGCGGTCAATGCTTTAGGAGAGGGACCATAGGGGCTCTCATTGGTATTGAGCTTAACCAAGCGCTGCATTTGCGGCTGCTCCCCCGGAACATAGGGCGTGAGGGTTTCTACAACGGGGCTCCAAAAACGGCTCATGGGGTACTCAAGTCAATGATTAAAATTAAATTCAGGGTTAAACCAGTGAATTACGCTATTTCTATATCTAGTAGGAATGATATTATGAGGCTTCATTCAACACTTCGCCTCACGGCGCCATGAAGTATGCGGCAAGCTGACGTTACCCGAAACACTTCGGAAACCAAAATTGATATTTCCATTAACTTGGATGGAACTGGTAAGGCTGAATTAGCCTCAGGCGTCCCTTTTTTGGATCACATGCTTGATCAAATTGCACGCCATGGAATGATTGATCTTAAAGTGCTTGCAAAGGGTGATACCCATATTGATGACCACCATACCGTTGAGGATGTCGGCATTACTTTGGGTCAGGCTTTTGCAAAAGCGGTTGGCGATAAAGCGGGTATTACGCGTTATGGTCACTCTTATGTCCCTTTGGATGAAACCTTATCCAGAGTCGTGATTGATTTTTCTGGCCGTCCCGGCTTGGAATTTAACGTACCCTTTACACGTGCCCGAGTGGGTGATTTTGATGTGGATCTGAGTATTGAGTTTTTCCGTGGCTTCGTGAATCACGCCGGGGTAACTTTACACATCGACAATATTCGGGGCATTAACGCCCATCACCAGATTGAGACAGTCTTCAAGGCCTTTGGTCGTGCATTAAGAATGGCTTTGGCGATTGACCCCCGTGCTTCGGGCGCTGTTCCCTCAACCAAAGGCAGCCTCTAATCCAGAACTTGCTGGACAGAAGACTAAACGGAAAATAGGTTAAAAGTTGGCGCAAACCATTGCGATCGTCGATTACGGAATGGGCAATCTTCGTTCTGTGTATCAAGCTTTTCATCACGTTGCCCCTGATGCCAATATTGTGTTGATTCAGCGACCTGAGGAAATTGCTCGGGCCCAGAGGGTGGTTCTGCCTGGTCAGGGCGCCATGCCGGATTGCATGAAGCAACTAACAGACTCCGGCTTGTTGGAGGCGGTTTTGGAGGCCGCCAAAAATAAGCCTTTACTGGGTGTTTGTGTTGGCGAACAAATGCTTTTTGATCAAAGCGCTGAGGTTCGCCCTGGTTCTCCGTTCACGACTTGCTTGGGTTTAATTCCAGGAGAGGTGCGTCGTTTCGAATTGCAAGGACAAAAACAAGCTGATGGCTCTGATTACAAAGTCCCCCACATGGGCTGGAATCAAGTCCGTCAGGATATCGCCCACCCGCTTTGGGCAGGTATTCCGGATTTGACGAGTTTCTATTTTGTGCATAGCTACTATGTGGTGCCAAAAGAGGTGAAAAATATTGCCGGTTCAACCGAGTATGGGAACTGGTTTACTTCTGTAGTAACGCGAGATAATATTTTCGCTACGCAGTTTCATCCAGAAAAGAGTGCAGAATATGGGCTGCGACTGTATAAAAACTTTGTTTCTTGGCAACCTTAAAACTTTGACATGCTGCTGATTCCTGCAATTGACTTAAAAGATGGCCACTGCGTTCGATTGGAGCAGGGCGACATGGATAAGGCTACGGTTTTTTCTGAAGATCCAGGTGCGATGGCTAAGCATTGGATTGCTAAAGGCGCACGTCGTCTGCATTTGGTAGATCTAAATGGCGCCTTTGCTGGCAAGCTAAAAAATGAAGCAGCGATTAAGGCTATTCTTAAAGCTGTCGGTGATGAGATTCCGGTACAACTCGGTGGCGGCATTCGTGATTTAGAAACCATTGAGCGATTATTGGATGATGGCATCAGCACAGTCATTATCGGTACCGCTGCCGTAAAAAATCCTGGTTTCTTGCAGGATGCTTGCACCGCTTTTCCAGGACACATCATGGTTGGCTTGGATGCACGTGATGGTAAGGTGGCAACCGACGGCTGGAGCAAGATCACTGGTCACGAAGTCATTGATCTCGGTAAAAAATTTGAGGACTACGGCGCTGAAGCCATTATCTATACTGACATTGGTCGTGATGGCATGCTCAAGGGCGTGAACCTCGAGGCAACAGTGAAGCTGGCGCAAGCTGTTCGTATACCGGTGATTGCGAGTGGTGGCTTATCTAATAACAAAGATATTGAAGCGCTCTGCGCAGTAGAAGAAGAGGGCGTGATGGGTGTGATTGCAGGACGCTCGATTTATGCTGGCGATCTTGATCTCACCGCTGCACAAAAATATGCAGATGAGATGACACTCAAATACGCTAAGAAAATTAGCTAGTAACAGTGCTCACTAAAAGAATTATTCCTTGCCTAGATGTGACTGCAGGCCGCGTTGTTAAGGGCGTGAACTTTGTTGGCCTGCGTGATGCTGGTGATCCCGTTGAGATTGCTCGACGTTACGATACGCAAGGCGCAGATGAGCTCACTTTCTTAGACATCACTGCGACATCCGATGGGCGCGATCTGATTCTGCACATCATTGAAGATGTTGCTTCCCAGGTTTTCATTCCGCTGACGGTTGGTGGTGGTGTGAGAGCGGTAGCTGATGTACGCCGCTTACTGAATGCCGGTGCAGATAAAGTGAGCATGAATTCCTCCGCAGTGGCCAATCCCGATTTAGTTTCAGATGCTGCTGCTCATTATGGTTCTCAATGCATTGTGGTGGCAATCGATGCTAAGCAAACAGCAGGTGGTACTTGGGAAGTATTTACCCATGGTGGCAGAACTGCTACGGGTATTGATGTCGTTGCTTGGGCCAAAGAAGTGACCGAGCGTGGTGCTGGGGAAATTTTATTAACCAGCATGAATCGCGATGGCAGTAAAGATGGTTTTGATCTTGAGCTAACTGCCGCAGTTAGCAAAGCCGTGAGTGTGCCCGTAATCGCTTCTGGCGGTGTTGGCAATCTTCAGCATTTGGTGGATGGCATCACCAAAGGCCACGCCGATGCAGTCCTCGCTGCAAGTATTTTTCATTATGGGGAATTCACAGTTGGGCAAGCAAAAGAATATATGGCCAGTCAAGGAATCCCAGTGCGCATTTAGCAGTAAAGTAAGACTATGAGCACATTTACCCCTAATCAATCCTTGCAGGCGGATGGCTGGCTGGATGCCATTTCCTGGAATGAACAAAGCCTCGTGCCAGTCATTGCCCAAGAAGTGGGCAGTAAAGATGTCTTAATGATGGCCTGGATGAATCGAGACGCCTTGCTTGAAACATTGCGTTTAGGTGAGGCTGTCTATTGGAGCCGCTCAAGGCAAAAACTGTGGCACAAGGGGGAGGAATCTGGCCATACTCAAAAAGTCAGAGAAATTCGTTTGGATTGTGACGGCGATACGATTTTGCTTCTAGTAGAGCAAAAAGACGGAATTGCTTGCCATACGGGTGAGCACAGCTGTTTCTTCCTCAATTGGAATAGTGCTAAATCGGCTTGGGTAGATGAATCAAAAGCTGGCAAGTAAGCCCTAGCCTGACAAAAGACATAAAATTGAGGCATGAATAATTCAGCAAAATCGGGATCAAACCTGGACACGGCCTTAGCCCATTTGGCTGATGTCGTGGATCAGCGTCGAGATGCATTCAAGGGTGGCCAGATTGACCCCAAGACTTCCTATACCGCTTTGCTCTTCTCAAAGGGCGATGATGGAATCTTGAAGAAAATCGGTGAAGAGGCAACCGAGGCGGTCATGGCGGCTAAAGATGCTCGTCAGTCTCAGCTTGCCCCAGAGCAGCAAAAACGCTTAGTTGGTGAAATGGCAGATCTCTGGTTTCATTGTTTGGTTGCTTTATCCCAATTTAATTTACGACCAGAGGATGTGATTGCTGAGCTAGAGCGTCGCCTAGGAACATCAGGCATTGAAGAAAAGGCTGCTCGCAAAGCGATAGGTCAAGAGTAAAGCAGATGAGCCACGATCCTAATTGCCTATTTTGTAAGATTGCCCAAGGTCTGATTCCTTCGCAAAAGGTCTATGAAGACGAGGAAATCTTTGCCTTTAAGGACATTAATCCAGGTGCCCCAATCCATTTCTTAATGATTCCGAAGAAACATATTCCGATGTTGGAGGCTGCACAGAGTCAAGATGTGCCTTTGCTCGGTAGAATGATGGAATTAGCACCTCGTCTTGCTAAAGAGCAGGGTTGTCGTCCTGGAAAAGAAGGCGGCTTTAGGGTGATGGTCAATAATGGCGCAGATGGTGGACAAGAGGTCTATCACCTGCATTTACATGTTTTGGGCGGTCCACGCCCCTGGAAAAAATAATCCAAGGAGAAAATGATGGGTTCATTCAGTATTTGGCATTGGTTAATTGTTTTGGTGATTGTGATGTTGGTTTTTGGTACCAAAAAATTACGCAATATTGGTCAAGATCTTGGCGGCGCAGTCAAAGGTTTCAAAGACGGCATGAATAGTGCCGATACAACTAAAGAACAAATCCCTCAAAGTGGCACAGCTACAGATAAAACGGTTGATGTGCAAGCTAAAGATCTGAATAAGTGACCTTATTAGCATTAATGAGTTCACATGATTGATCTTGGGGTTTCCAAACTTGCGCTGATTGCGGTCGTTGCTTTAATTGTGGTCGGCCCAGAGCGCTTACCTAAAGTGGCGCGCGTCGCAGGGAACTTATTTGGACGCGCTCAGCGTTACATGTCTGAGGTTAAATCAGAAGTCAACCGTCAAATGGAGATGGAAGAGTTCAGAAAATTGCGGGAAGACAGTGTGGCAGCCCTTAAAGAGGTTGAGAATAGTATTCATTCCACTGCACAAGAGGTGACGACGCATTTAAGTGATCAAGCCGATATTGGCTTGGCAAGCTCAACGAACTTCTCCGAGGCTATTCCTAGCGAGCAAGATGTGATTCGGAGAACGCAACGTCAAGGTAGAAATAGTTGGGCAAATAAAAGAGCAGCAAGACCTTTGTGGTTTAAACGGTCTGCTGGAATTCGGGCACGCGTGCAATCTGGCGCAGCTAGAATGAAGCGCTTTCACCATAGCGCCATCAAGTAAACCCATTTTTAGCTCTACATGACCGAAAACCACTCCACTGAAGAATCTGGATTGCAAGAATCCTTTTTATCGCATTTATTTGAACTGCGGGATCGAATTATCAAAGCGGGCCTAGCCATTGTGATTGTGTTTGCTGGCTTGGTGTATTGGGCGCCAGATATCTTTCATCTTTTTGCTCAACCCTTACTCAATGCATTGCCTGCTGGCGGCAAAATGATTGTGACTGATGTGACGGGTTCTTTCTTTGTGCCCATGAAGGTCACCATGTTGGCTGCTTTTATGATCGCATTGCCGGTCGTGATGTATCAGCTGTGGGCGTTTATTGCCCCTGGCCTCTATTTGCATGAACGTAAATTAATTGTCCCCTTAGTCATTAGTAGCTACACCTTGTTTATTGTCGGGATGGCTTTTGCTTATTTCTTGGTTTTTCCAACGGTTTTTAAATTTATGGCGAGTTACAACGCCCCACTGGGCGCTGAAATGTCGACTGACATTGATAACTATCTAAGTTTTGCCATGACCAGCTTCTTGGCATTTGGCATTACGTTTGAGGTGCCAGTGGTAGTCGTAGTCTTGGTCCGCATGGGAATGGTTACCCTGGCGAAGTTGAAAGAGATTCGCCCTTACGTGATTGTGGGGGCCTTCATTATTGCAGCGGTAGTCACGCCGCCAGATGTACTGTCTCAGCTATTGC
This genomic window contains:
- the tatB gene encoding Sec-independent protein translocase protein TatB; the encoded protein is MIDLGVSKLALIAVVALIVVGPERLPKVARVAGNLFGRAQRYMSEVKSEVNRQMEMEEFRKLREDSVAALKEVENSIHSTAQEVTTHLSDQADIGLASSTNFSEAIPSEQDVIRRTQRQGRNSWANKRAARPLWFKRSAGIRARVQSGAARMKRFHHSAIK
- the tatC gene encoding twin-arginine translocase subunit TatC codes for the protein MTENHSTEESGLQESFLSHLFELRDRIIKAGLAIVIVFAGLVYWAPDIFHLFAQPLLNALPAGGKMIVTDVTGSFFVPMKVTMLAAFMIALPVVMYQLWAFIAPGLYLHERKLIVPLVISSYTLFIVGMAFAYFLVFPTVFKFMASYNAPLGAEMSTDIDNYLSFAMTSFLAFGITFEVPVVVVVLVRMGMVTLAKLKEIRPYVIVGAFIIAAVVTPPDVLSQLLLALPMIVLYEIGLLAARLYVPKDNEN